Proteins found in one Chionomys nivalis chromosome 15, mChiNiv1.1, whole genome shotgun sequence genomic segment:
- the LOC130887589 gene encoding LOW QUALITY PROTEIN: zinc finger protein 844-like (The sequence of the model RefSeq protein was modified relative to this genomic sequence to represent the inferred CDS: deleted 1 base in 1 codon): protein MLSFLDVAIEFSPEERECLEPAQWNLYRDVMLENYSNLEFLGLAVRKPHLVTFLEQRPEPSDGERQAAATVHPGTKPNDHSSYNKAIDCNSLQIQCQRIHTKEKPYKCEECGKGLSSYKALSIHQRLHTEQKPYMCKECHKAFNTRSSLFIHQKSHTNEKSYKCEDCGRSFYYSSILKQHQRIHLRDSQHKCKECGKCFFSLSCLRQHQARYTRKKSYKCEECGKCFYFFYPFGGIKQFILKTISISVQSVAKLFPVLNYYKNIRQFILERNYTSVRSVPNVFTPVHPFGDIKQFILEIIPISVQSVAKCSPVLHTFKIIRQFILERNHTSVKSVANAFIYPHPFGDIKQFILKTIPVSVRSVAKRSPVLHTFKIIRQFILERNHTYVKSVADVSTYLHPFGDIKQFILKTIPISVQSVAKRSPVLHTFKIIRQFILERNHTCVKSVADVSTYLHPFGDIRQFTVKTIPTSVRTVAEGLSLLYSLNNIKPSIQQTILLPLYIVANGFPILGIFRITKQFILERNPSSVKNVTRPFNVPYPLVDTREFILERIPTSVKNVTKPFFVPHPLVDTREFTLERNPTSVKNVTKPFFVPHPLVDTREFTLERNPTSVKSVTRPFVMTHPLRHTGEFILERNPSSVKSVTEPLNVPQLLGHTREFTLERNPISVKTVAGAFPHLQTLDDIKEKFILKRPHKIVGNVVI from the exons GTCTTGCTGTCCGTAAGCCACACTTGGTGACATTTCTGGAGCAAAGACCAGAGCCTtcagatggggagagacaagcagCAGCCACCGTGCACCCAG GAACAAAGCCCAATGATCACAGCAGTTACAACAAGGCCATTGATTGTAACTCACTACAGATTCAATGTCAAAGAATTCATACAAAggagaaaccctacaagtgtgaagaatgTGGTAAGGGCCTTAGTTCTTATAAAGCACTTTCCATACACCAGAGACTTCACACTGAACAAAAACCCTACATGTGTAAAGAATGTCACAAGGCCTTCAATACTCGCTCATCCCTTTTTATACACCAGAAAAGTCATACTAATGAGAAATCCTACAAGTGTGAAGACTGTGGCAGATCATTTTATTATTCTTCAATACTGAAGCAACATCAAAGGATTCACTTGAGAGATAGCCAACACAAGTGCAAAGAATGTGGCAAGTGTTTTTTCTCATTGTCATGCCTTAGACAACATCAAGCAAGATATACTAGAAAGAAATCGTACAAGTGTGAAGAGTGTGGCAAAtgtttttacttc ttttatcCCTTCGGCGGCATCAAGCAATTCATTCTGAAGACAATCTCTATAAGTGTGCAGAGTGTGGCAAAACTCTTTCCAGTTTTAAATTACTACAAAAACATCAGACAGTTCATACTGGAAAGAAATTATACAAGTGTGAGAAGTGTGCCAAATGTTTTTACTCCCGTTCATCCCTTCGGCGACATAAAGCAATTCATTCTGGAGATTATCCCTATAAGTGTGCAGAGTGTGGCAAAATGTTCTCCAGTTTTACATACTTTCAAGATCATCAGACAATTCATACTGGAAAGAAATCATACGAGTGTGAAGagtgtggcaaatgcttttatttatCCTCATCCCTTTGGCGACATAAAGCAATTCATTCTGAAGACAATCCCTGTAAGTGTGCGGAGTGTGGCAAAACGTTCTCCAGTTTTACATACTTTCAAGATCATCAGACAATTCATACTGGAAAGAAATCATACATATGTGAAGAGTGTGGCAGATGTTTCCACTTATCTTCATCCCTTCGGCGACATAAAGCAATTCATTCTGAAGACAATTCCTATAAGTGTGCAGAGTGTGGCAAAACGTTCTCCAGTTTTACATACTTTCAAGATCATCAGACAATTCATACTGGAAAGAAACCATACATGTGTGAAGAGTGTGGCAGATGTTTCCACTTATCTTCATCCCTTCGGCGACATCAGACAATTCACTGTGAAGACAATCCCTACAAGTGTGAGAACTGTGGCAGAAGGTTTAAGTCTTCTTTATTCCTTAAACAACATCAAACCATCTATTCAGCAGACAATTCTTCTGCCCCTGTACATTGTAGCAAATGGTTTTCCTATTCTGGGGATCTTCAGGATCACCAAAcagttcatactggagagaaacccttcaAGTGTGAAGAATGTCACAAGGCCTTTCAATGTCCCTTATCCCTTAGTAGACACAAgggaattcatactggagagaatccctacaagtgtgaagaatgTCACCAAGCCTTTCTTTGTCCCTCATCCCTTAGTAGACACAAGagagttcacactggagagaaaccctacaagtgtgaagaatgTCACCAAGCCTTTCTTTGTCCCTCATCCCTTAGTAGACACAAGagagttcacactggagagaaaccctacaagtgtgaagagTGTGACAAGGCCTTTCGTTATGACTCATCCCTTAAGACACACAGGAgagttcatactggagagaaacccttcaAGTGTGAAGAGTGTCACAGAGCCTTTAAATGTCCCTCAGCTTTTAGGACACACAAGagagttcacactggagagaaaccctataagtGTGAAGACTGTGGCAGGTGCTTTTCCTCATCTTCAAACCTTAGAcgacataaaagaaaaattcattctgAAGAGACCCCATAAAATTGTGGGGAATGTTGTAATTTAA